Within Triticum aestivum cultivar Chinese Spring unplaced genomic scaffold, IWGSC CS RefSeq v2.1 scaffold171828, whole genome shotgun sequence, the genomic segment AAAGCATCCATCGAGTAGCgagaaaagaaaatggaaaaaatgTGGATAACTTGGTACAATCACAGCGTGGAGATATTGACCTTTTTTTCAAGAGTAATATTGATGCTTCCGGTGCTTCAATAAACCCATATGATGAGTTGGCCATGGTTGCTAGAGTGGAAGAGCATCCAACTAATGGGGATTCAGAATCAGatcaagaagaagaaaatagaCACCATCATCCTCGATAATAATGAGTGGCTCTGACTGTTGCATCTTATTTACCGTGCCTATGACTGTCGGATCAACTTAAAAAAAGTTTTCCAAAGTTGAAAGTTTCAAGAACTATCTGAGGTCAACAAGAGGGATTAAATGGTTTGACAACATTACACACCGAGAAGAAATTATTGGATGATATTGATATTGACCCCATTATAAGTGACTTGCATTAAGTAAATGTTAGAAGGAAGTTTTAAGGTAATATCTACATATTATTTGATATGCATGCTCGTTTTTGGATGCATTTAAGTGTTATTGATAAAATTTCATACATATGTATATTTATTGTTATTTTTAGGTGCCTATATTATGGTCCCCGACTTTTAGTCTcgtcccgggcccccaaaatctcaggaccggccttGTCCATGGGTAACTAAACTTGCCATCAAAAAACGTCAGGACGAAATTGTTTCATGCCGCATGACACTTATCAGGGTCCATAAAAAAGGATTGCGAGATCTAAACCGCCCGCAAGCGTCTCAAGTGCTAAATGTGGATTGAAGGGTACACGGATGTGTTGACCTGTTGCAGAATTTCGATCGATCGGAAATTAGATTACTCGTAAAACATCAGCAAAAGGAAGGGTTGTTGTGCTGAACAGCACTCACCTTCTACCGACCACACGAGTGGCTTGTTTGATGTGTGACTCATAACACATCAACTTCTTCTTGACAGAACTCATCTTCTAATGATCGATCAACAAATTAAGCTACACTTTGCTAAAGGGACCTTGGCGGTAGGCCAAACAGGCTGGCGGTAGTCTGTATAACCCGAGGCTGGTTCGACGTGAGCGGTATTGTCTTTCTTTATAATTATTTTAATTTCTTAAAAGTCTACCTAAACGCCTATGCATTAGACATGCCCTAAAAatacacactcacacacacaaTTTCCCCCACACAAAGCACTGATCCGAGCTCCTCACAGCGAACCAATCACATCCCCCCGTTTCCAGTCCCACGGATCGAACCCCCCTCATCGCCACGTCACCGATCCGGCCGTCCCACCCACGCCCAATCCCCACGCTCCAAACCCCGCCTCCCGCGGATCGCTCACTTTCACCTCCGCGCCCAAACTCCCCGCCCCGTCCGCTACAAGTACGCCCCAGCCGCCAGCTTCTCATCCGCACCAACCAAATTCCCCACCACCAAATCCTCCACCGGCGACCGACCTCAACAGCCAGCAATGTCGGGGCGCGGCAAGGGAGGCAAGGGGCTGGGCAAGGGCGGCGCCAAGCGCCACCGGAAGGTGCTGCGCGACAACATCCagggcatcaccaagccggcgatcCGGCGTCTCGCGCGCAGGGGCGGCGTGAAGCGCATCTCCgggctcatctacgaggagacccgcggcgtgctcaagatcttcctcgagaacgTCATCCGCGACGCCGTCACCTACACCGAGCACGCCCGCCGCAAGACCGTCACCGCCATGGACGTCGTCTACGCGCTCAAGCGACAGGGGCGCACCCTCTACGGATTCGGCGGCTGATCCCATGGTCTCCGGTCGTGTCCTCTTCGTCTGGTGTTAGCGAGCCATGGTTTGTTGTTGGTGTCTCGGGTGCGTGTGTTCGTACTGTGTAGTTGTTGGAAGGCGATGAATATGAATCAATGGAATCGTTGTTCGGGCAAGCTTTCTGAAGATTTTGATTGTCTACCATTGTGATTTAACAGAGTATCTTCTGAATATATCGGATTGGAGGAAGCAAATGGTTGCGTGTTTTTTATTTGCTTCTACACAAATTTATCTGAATTCAGTGTGTTTTCAATTGTTTATCATCTGTGTTCGGCAACTCTGAAATTGTCAGCTTCAGGCATAGACTGTAAACTTTGTTTATTACATGACCGTCTGTTTCGTCAGTAAAACAGAATGAATCTGAACTCTAGACTGATTCGACAGATGGGTGTGTTTATACATTGCTAATTGGTCTGGGAACACACACATGACTATTTCAAATTCTATCAGCCTGTTTGTGTTCCTTGTGCAGGTACTGATCTCTTGCCCACGGTGAATCTTTTCATTTGCAGTTGAGCCTACAAAAATTGAATAAACATCCCTTTGAGTATAAAGGCATCGGTTGTCACAAAAATAAAAATCTGCCCAGGCATTTGTTATGGTGCCAGCGTAAGATCCAGTGGTATTATGTACTACACACCTACATATATTAGTACTATGCTTGTAACTCATGAACATTGTATTATTTGGTAGTACTATGTCTCAGTGCTGTAGTATTTTTCATTTATGCATAATTAATATTCGACTGGGTCTTCTTGGTGTTTCTTGCCTCTTTTACTGCAGAATGAATAAGATCCACGGCGGATTCGATGGCGTGTctcctccccttccccttccccttcctcgGGCGACGAGAACAAAGTGAGACAAAAATCCCAATCTGCTCGCCCTCTCCACCTACCCCGCATTAGTTCGAGTCCTCCCCACCCCCAGCCTCCACCTACCAACTCTCATGGCGGGGGCGCGCCCCCGTGGGTTGTGGATCCATCGACTTGCACCGACGACTCGAGTAGAGGAGCCACGGGCGCTCCTAGGGACGGCTCCGCCGCTCCAGGTCAGCCCCAACTCGCCGGAGGCTCGACGGAAAATGCCTCGGGTGGTGTTGGAGCGCTTCCCCAACCGAGAGGAGTGGGGAGACATCCACCTCGACATCCTCCGCTACGCAAACTTCGCCAAGCGCGCGCGCTTCATCGGCGACGACGGCTGCATGGATGTGGAGCTTCTCTTCTGGGCGATTCAGGAGGCCGAATTGCAGGATCCGATACATGCGGGGAAGTGGGCATACTTCAAGACAGTGAATCCATCGTGGCTCAACATCAGGCCGCCGTCGGTGGAGGGGATTGCCAGCATTCCGCCAGAATTTCTTCCGCCGGCGGTGcagctgccccgccgccgccagtgAAGGAACTAGTGCCCCTGCCCATCCTACATTAGCGTCGCGCCGTTGACTCCCCTCCCTAGCCGGGTGAGGGAGGTATGCCTTCGATCCGCCTGTCCTCTTCATTTCGTTCTCGTTTGTTCGATTTGCGGTCGCGGAGGATTCAATCGAAAAAATGGAAGGAGAGTTCAGGTGTTCACTCGGTTGATTCGAATAAGTCTATGGTTTCCCTAATGTGTTGATTGAGAGTCCAGGTGTTCATTCGGTTGATTTGGATAAATCTAGGGTTCCCCTAATGTGTTGATTGTTTTTTCCGACTCTGTTGCCGTTTCTGCGGCATCTAAGATTGTGACTAATTCAAATTTTGGCGATAGCCTGATGAACAACGAGATGACGATAAGCCAAAAGCCGTATTCTCTGCCCAACCAGGCCGTGTCGGGCCCCAGTTTCAGTATATGTGACCATGGTAGGAAAATGCATTCGCAGGTTACGCGTTCGCGCGAAAAAGGTGACCTAGAAACTATAGAAGAGCACCTTGGCCAGCTCTCGCTCATTACGtcccctccccgccgccacctaccaccgccaccaccaccccctcgAACTGCCCCTCCTTCCGCTGGGCTCACTTGTTGGATCCGGAAGGACTTGATTGCATCTCGCTCGTTCACAGCCGTTGATTGCCAGCCAGCCTCCCGCCGCATCTTTGATCCAATCCCCAAAACCATCAAGGTTTCAAGAGAGGGTTTGGGCCCCGGATCCCTCTCCTTTGCAACAGTTGTGAAGCAAGGTTTGGAGATGTCTGACCGTCGAAATGCTGGTGCGGGATCTGGCGTTGGTGGCCCTTCGAAGGCTGCCACATAGAGAGCCAGCTCTTAGGGAGGGAGGAGGCAACCATCTGCCCC encodes:
- the LOC123175969 gene encoding histone H4; the protein is MSGRGKGGKGLGKGGAKRHRKVLRDNIQGITKPAIRRLARRGGVKRISGLIYEETRGVLKIFLENVIRDAVTYTEHARRKTVTAMDVVYALKRQGRTLYGFGG